From a single Calothrix sp. NIES-2098 genomic region:
- a CDS encoding peptidase S13, D-Ala-D-Ala carboxypeptidase C has protein sequence MLELLSSGLVTLWLEMAGLQIKPLDALDALAWQSSPGLVIAPDPNPASANTVQDYLKGLIQSKLIAQNLTDSQGIWMQSGPMLMANHQGTTPLPAASLTKVATSLVAFKTWGPDHQFETLISATGPIVNGVLQGDLVITGGGDPMMVWEEAITLGNTLNRMGIKQVKGNLVITGSFAMNFQRNPLMAGQLFKQSLNSALWTRSENYIYSIMPKGTPKPKVAIAGAVKVEAQANPQRAVLIRHLSLPLKQIIKEMNVYSNNDIAEMLAESVGGYTVVQSTAAKLARVPDAEIQLINGSGLGPENRISPRAVCAMFMAMQQEAGAHSLTLADLFPMSGFDHRGTLHSRHIPVGTVMKTGTLRDVSALAGVMPTRDRGLVWFAIINRGPNVSGFRAGQDQLLQRLVQKLQLAPEVPAALTPHSTINTLPELGAANRNQVMFQS, from the coding sequence ATGCTGGAATTATTGAGTTCAGGTTTGGTGACGCTTTGGCTGGAAATGGCTGGGTTACAGATCAAGCCGTTAGATGCCTTAGACGCATTGGCTTGGCAAAGTAGCCCTGGCTTGGTTATTGCCCCTGATCCTAATCCAGCTAGCGCTAATACAGTCCAAGACTATCTCAAGGGGCTAATACAATCGAAACTGATCGCCCAAAATTTGACAGATAGCCAGGGAATTTGGATGCAGTCCGGGCCTATGCTGATGGCTAATCACCAAGGAACAACGCCTCTACCAGCTGCTTCTTTAACTAAAGTGGCTACTTCACTAGTTGCTTTCAAAACTTGGGGCCCAGATCATCAATTTGAGACTTTGATTAGCGCCACAGGGCCAATAGTGAATGGTGTATTGCAAGGCGATTTGGTGATTACTGGTGGTGGCGATCCGATGATGGTTTGGGAGGAAGCAATTACGCTTGGTAATACTCTCAACCGCATGGGGATCAAGCAAGTCAAAGGCAATTTGGTAATTACTGGCTCTTTTGCCATGAATTTCCAACGTAATCCGCTGATGGCAGGTCAGTTATTTAAGCAATCTTTGAATTCTGCTCTTTGGACTCGTTCGGAGAATTACATATACTCGATTATGCCTAAGGGCACGCCCAAGCCGAAAGTAGCGATCGCAGGTGCTGTGAAAGTTGAAGCGCAGGCAAATCCTCAAAGAGCCGTGCTAATTCGTCACTTGTCTTTGCCTTTGAAACAAATCATCAAAGAGATGAATGTTTATAGCAATAACGACATCGCAGAAATGTTGGCAGAATCAGTAGGGGGATATACTGTAGTCCAATCAACTGCTGCTAAGTTGGCAAGAGTTCCAGATGCAGAAATTCAGTTAATTAATGGTTCTGGACTGGGCCCAGAAAATCGCATTTCTCCTAGAGCTGTTTGTGCGATGTTTATGGCAATGCAACAGGAAGCAGGTGCTCACAGTCTGACTTTAGCCGATCTGTTTCCCATGTCTGGGTTCGATCACCGGGGGACACTGCACTCCAGACATATACCTGTTGGTACTGTGATGAAAACTGGCACTCTTAGGGATGTTAGTGCTTTAGCTGGTGTTATGCCAACACGCGATCGCGGTTTGGTCTGGTTTGCGATCATTAACCGCGGCCCAAATGTCTCAGGCTTCCGTGCTGGACAAGACCAACTGTTGCAACGTCTGGTACAAAAGTTGCAATTAGCTCCGGAGGTTCCTGCTGCTCTGACACCCCACTCTACAATCAATACATTACCTGAACTAGGTGCAGCCAATCGTAATCAAGTTATGTTCCAAAGTTAG
- a CDS encoding addiction module toxin, RelE/StbE family protein, producing MRVLFWDSSFKRAFRRVIRKNPRLEETIFEVLELLVADPFAPTLKAHKLKGDLEGLWACWVEYDCRIIYTFQANPDEDEDAILLIDIGTHDEVY from the coding sequence ATGAGAGTCCTTTTTTGGGATAGTAGTTTTAAACGAGCTTTTAGACGAGTTATTCGTAAAAATCCTCGTTTAGAAGAAACAATTTTTGAAGTTTTGGAATTACTTGTAGCCGATCCATTTGCACCCACTTTAAAAGCACACAAGTTAAAAGGTGATTTAGAGGGTTTGTGGGCTTGTTGGGTAGAGTATGATTGCCGTATTATCTACACCTTTCAGGCAAATCCGGATGAGGATGAGGATGCGATCTTGCTCATCGATATTGGCACTCATGATGAGGTGTATTAA
- a CDS encoding histidine kinase → MDFSQTLIEKNDAIIDRWVEAVYQDPQIEATNELTFKAVRDSLPQVLKALATVLSESATSDLQTVVDASLEHGRIRAEQGFEPAEIAREYRLLRFVIFSLLENDPIQASPVEMLRAVRLIDTVIDEAIARCFSSYTYGRLQELKQLQNQLRLTNQELTRLIRASKDSMSQLAHELKTPLTSIIGYADLFLRQHRQQESELKDSPANLESIERVLRSGRLILRLINDTLEISRYDAGKMKLQPTLSDIRGLINSVLEIVEPLARAKELTLSVDCERAPDRAIIDPLRVQQIITNLLSNAIRYTESGSINLKCWQISQQLWAISVQDSGIGIPLDAQTEIFKPYVRAVSDRSPGADGTGLGLAIVSRLVELMRGEIKLVSQPGQGSTFTVILPLDAIAYEDDKADITS, encoded by the coding sequence ATGGATTTTAGCCAAACTCTGATTGAAAAAAATGATGCTATTATCGATCGCTGGGTAGAAGCGGTTTACCAAGATCCACAAATTGAAGCTACTAACGAGCTGACTTTTAAAGCTGTTAGAGATAGTCTACCCCAGGTTTTAAAAGCATTAGCGACAGTACTTTCTGAATCAGCAACCAGTGATTTGCAAACTGTAGTTGATGCCAGTCTAGAACATGGTAGGATTCGTGCAGAGCAAGGATTTGAGCCAGCAGAGATTGCGCGAGAATATCGTTTACTACGATTTGTAATTTTTTCTCTTTTAGAAAACGATCCAATCCAGGCATCACCTGTAGAGATGCTGCGGGCTGTACGTTTGATTGATACAGTAATTGATGAAGCGATCGCCCGTTGCTTTAGCAGCTATACTTATGGACGGTTACAAGAGCTTAAACAACTCCAAAATCAATTGCGGTTGACTAACCAAGAGCTAACTCGTTTAATTCGCGCTAGTAAAGATAGTATGTCTCAGTTAGCGCATGAACTGAAAACGCCTTTAACTTCAATCATTGGTTACGCAGATTTATTTCTACGCCAGCATCGTCAACAAGAATCGGAACTCAAGGATTCACCAGCAAATCTCGAATCTATCGAACGAGTTCTGAGAAGTGGGAGGCTGATTCTGCGGTTAATTAACGATACTCTAGAAATTTCCCGTTACGATGCTGGCAAGATGAAATTACAGCCCACTTTATCTGATATCCGTGGGTTAATTAACTCAGTTTTGGAAATTGTTGAACCTTTAGCGCGTGCTAAAGAGTTAACTTTAAGTGTAGATTGCGAACGCGCTCCCGATCGAGCGATTATCGATCCGCTTCGAGTTCAGCAAATTATTACTAATCTACTCAGCAATGCGATTCGCTATACGGAATCTGGCAGCATTAATTTAAAGTGTTGGCAAATATCTCAACAGCTATGGGCTATCTCGGTTCAGGATAGTGGTATTGGCATTCCTTTAGATGCTCAAACAGAAATTTTTAAACCTTATGTTCGTGCAGTTAGCGATCGATCGCCTGGTGCTGATGGTACAGGATTGGGATTAGCAATTGTGTCTCGTTTAGTCGAGTTAATGCGAGGTGAAATCAAATTAGTTTCACAACCAGGACAAGGCTCGACATTTACAGTAATTTTGCCATTAGATGCGATCGCTTATGAAGATGATAAAGCAGATATCACAAGCTAA
- a CDS encoding SH3 type 3 domain-containing protein, producing MFSNLLKFILGFFLAIAILIGTGVATALYFMNRTAIPPTKPIFSNDRPTQRTQNVKATEKVAAKASPTPGTASNSTPSPTPTPTETPKTQESPKPLPPGAYRGTVTWSQGLSLRAEPKQDAERVGGVGFNQKVVILEESSDKLWQKIRQEDTNQEGWVKAGNTQKIEENEEVQQPEKPEQDR from the coding sequence ATGTTTTCTAACTTACTAAAATTTATACTTGGGTTTTTCTTAGCGATCGCTATTTTAATTGGTACAGGTGTTGCTACAGCGCTTTATTTCATGAATAGAACCGCAATACCTCCGACGAAACCAATTTTTTCCAACGATCGCCCCACCCAGAGAACCCAAAATGTCAAAGCCACTGAAAAAGTAGCCGCAAAAGCTAGCCCCACTCCGGGAACAGCTTCCAACTCAACCCCCTCCCCTACTCCTACTCCTACTGAGACTCCCAAGACGCAGGAATCACCAAAACCATTACCACCAGGAGCTTACCGAGGAACAGTTACTTGGTCTCAAGGCTTGAGTTTGCGAGCCGAACCAAAACAAGATGCTGAACGTGTTGGTGGCGTTGGTTTTAATCAAAAAGTTGTGATTTTAGAAGAAAGCAGCGATAAATTATGGCAGAAAATTCGCCAGGAAGATACCAATCAAGAAGGTTGGGTCAAAGCAGGTAATACTCAGAAAATTGAGGAAAATGAGGAGGTACAACAGCCAGAAAAACCAGAACAAGACCGATAG
- a CDS encoding alpha/beta hydrolase fold protein, which produces MVEVDLKPCFLTPKRIQPEYPLFVYLPGMDGTGELLRSQTAGLERGFDVRCLAIPRQDLTTWEVLTKNVVDLIHAELEKSSQRPVYLCGESFGGCLAMKVAIQVPQLFKRIILINPASSFKLRPWLNWASQLTYLVHPCLYEVGALGLLPFLASLQRMTRSDRQELLKSMRSVPPETVLWRLSLLREFDVDEEKLRRLTQPILLIAGLQDRLLPSVEEVRRLMKIFKNTQTVILPDSGHACLLESNTNLYEIMRDNDFLETNTALSQVIKVGDTVR; this is translated from the coding sequence ATGGTAGAAGTTGATTTAAAGCCTTGTTTCCTGACTCCGAAACGCATACAACCAGAGTACCCCCTGTTTGTGTACTTGCCAGGAATGGATGGAACGGGCGAACTATTGCGATCGCAAACCGCAGGATTGGAACGAGGTTTCGATGTGCGCTGTTTGGCGATTCCCAGACAAGACTTGACTACCTGGGAGGTACTCACGAAGAATGTAGTGGATTTAATTCACGCCGAATTAGAAAAAAGTTCCCAGCGACCAGTTTATCTGTGTGGTGAGTCCTTTGGTGGCTGTTTAGCCATGAAAGTGGCGATCCAGGTTCCTCAGTTATTTAAACGGATTATCCTGATTAACCCAGCTTCTAGCTTTAAATTACGTCCTTGGTTAAATTGGGCGTCTCAGTTGACTTACTTGGTGCATCCTTGTCTTTATGAAGTTGGCGCACTGGGATTATTACCGTTTTTAGCATCTTTACAACGGATGACTAGAAGCGATCGCCAAGAACTGCTAAAAAGTATGCGTTCCGTACCGCCAGAAACAGTCCTCTGGCGATTATCTTTATTAAGAGAGTTTGATGTTGACGAGGAAAAGTTACGTCGCCTCACACAACCAATTTTACTGATCGCTGGTCTTCAGGATCGACTTTTGCCTTCTGTAGAGGAGGTAAGACGTTTAATGAAGATTTTCAAGAACACTCAGACTGTCATCCTACCCGATAGCGGACACGCCTGCTTACTAGAGAGTAATACTAATCTCTATGAAATTATGCGGGATAATGATTTTTTAGAAACTAACACTGCACTGAGTCAGGTAATTAAAGTGGGAGATACTGTCAGGTGA
- a CDS encoding phospholipid/glycerol acyltransferase, whose protein sequence is MSLNSPLEISRWSLAALSTRMFRYYEDRIPHDASVLVVSNHRSFMDAFVLMAALSSPIRFACHHYMGQVPIMRELVTGQLGCFPLEDTHKRQQSFFAQSQRLLQSQQMVGVFPEGTEPMVKFTQPDEVGEFQRGFAHLALRSPVRDLAVLPIAIASLEEVNTAGVPLRLLSLFDPSEALFNQPGWHPLVIYQRVAVLIGRPYWITPQQQKQYQGKQAKTVVSELTDRCHYEIASLLRQGCY, encoded by the coding sequence ATGAGTCTAAATAGCCCTCTGGAGATTTCTCGTTGGTCATTGGCGGCGCTATCAACGCGAATGTTTCGTTATTACGAGGATCGGATTCCTCATGATGCTAGCGTATTAGTCGTTAGCAATCACCGCAGCTTTATGGATGCCTTTGTTTTAATGGCAGCGCTATCGAGTCCAATCCGCTTTGCTTGCCATCACTACATGGGACAAGTACCCATTATGCGGGAATTAGTTACAGGTCAATTGGGGTGCTTTCCTTTAGAAGATACTCATAAACGTCAGCAGAGCTTTTTTGCCCAATCTCAACGGCTGTTGCAGTCCCAACAGATGGTAGGGGTGTTTCCTGAAGGAACTGAACCAATGGTAAAATTTACCCAGCCTGATGAGGTGGGTGAATTTCAACGCGGATTTGCTCATTTGGCATTGCGATCGCCTGTGAGAGACTTAGCGGTTTTGCCGATCGCGATCGCCTCTTTGGAGGAAGTAAATACCGCAGGCGTGCCTTTACGCTTATTAAGCTTATTTGACCCTTCAGAAGCATTATTTAATCAACCAGGTTGGCATCCCTTGGTGATTTATCAGCGAGTCGCGGTTTTAATTGGCCGTCCCTATTGGATTACGCCCCAACAACAAAAACAATATCAAGGAAAACAAGCGAAAACTGTTGTTTCTGAACTGACAGATCGCTGTCATTATGAAATTGCCAGTTTGTTACGTCAAGGATGTTATTAG
- a CDS encoding methionyl-tRNA synthetase, protein MNLVNKKEKTFALTTPLYYVNDVPHVGSAYTTMAADVVARFQRLLGHQVLLITGTDEHGQKIQRSAENLGKAPQEFCDEISLSFRSLWHILNIKYDRFIRTTDPRHEAIVKEFFQRVWDSGDIYQGQQKGWYCVSCEEFKEERELLEGNRCPIHTNKEVEWRDEQNYFFRLSKYQSQLQELYQSRPDFIQPASRRNEVLNFVNQGLQDFSISRVNLDWGFPVPVDSKHTLYVWFDALLGYVTALLEPNTQPTLTNALAKWWPINLHLIGKDILRFHAVYWPAMLLSAGLPLPEQVFGHGFLTKDGQKMGKSLGNTLDPIELVQRYGSDAVRYYFLKEIEFGKDGDFNEVRFINVLNADLANDLGNLLNRTLNMVKKYCAGNVPAIANEAIPADNPLKAIGLTLGEQVKNAYEMLAFNRACEAILLLAQACNKFIDEQAPWSLYKQGQQEALEKVLYAVLESVRLAAYLLSPVIPNISSDIYQQLGFGIDFNDPIESAIAAPFDIHATWGILSDKQKLGTPQPIFKRIEPPKND, encoded by the coding sequence ATGAATCTAGTGAATAAAAAAGAAAAGACATTTGCACTGACAACTCCGTTATATTATGTCAATGATGTCCCCCATGTTGGTAGTGCTTATACAACGATGGCCGCTGATGTGGTAGCGCGGTTTCAAAGGCTTTTAGGGCATCAAGTGCTGCTGATTACTGGTACAGATGAACACGGGCAGAAAATTCAGCGATCGGCGGAGAATTTAGGAAAAGCGCCCCAAGAATTTTGTGATGAAATATCTCTCAGTTTTCGTTCTCTGTGGCACATACTAAATATTAAATACGATCGCTTTATTCGCACTACCGATCCGCGACATGAAGCCATTGTCAAAGAATTTTTTCAAAGAGTGTGGGATTCAGGTGACATCTACCAGGGACAACAAAAAGGCTGGTATTGTGTATCTTGTGAAGAATTTAAAGAAGAACGAGAACTACTAGAAGGAAACCGTTGCCCGATTCATACTAATAAAGAAGTAGAGTGGCGAGACGAACAAAACTACTTCTTCCGCTTATCCAAATACCAAAGTCAACTGCAAGAACTTTACCAGTCTAGACCGGATTTTATCCAGCCTGCTAGTCGGCGTAACGAAGTCCTCAACTTTGTTAATCAAGGATTGCAAGACTTTTCGATTTCACGGGTCAATCTAGATTGGGGCTTTCCCGTACCAGTAGATTCCAAGCATACTCTTTATGTCTGGTTCGATGCACTGCTGGGTTATGTAACAGCATTGTTAGAACCAAATACACAACCAACTTTAACAAATGCCTTAGCTAAATGGTGGCCAATAAACTTACACTTAATCGGTAAGGATATCCTCCGCTTCCATGCAGTTTACTGGCCAGCAATGCTGCTGAGTGCTGGTTTACCATTACCAGAACAAGTATTTGGGCATGGCTTTTTAACTAAAGATGGGCAAAAGATGGGTAAAAGTTTGGGTAATACCCTCGATCCCATAGAACTAGTCCAACGCTATGGTAGTGACGCCGTTCGTTATTACTTCCTTAAGGAAATTGAATTTGGCAAAGATGGCGATTTTAATGAAGTTAGATTCATTAATGTTTTAAATGCAGATTTGGCAAATGATTTAGGTAATTTGCTGAATCGCACGCTGAACATGGTGAAAAAATACTGCGCCGGGAATGTGCCAGCAATTGCCAATGAAGCCATTCCGGCTGACAATCCGTTAAAAGCGATTGGGTTAACCTTAGGGGAACAGGTGAAAAATGCCTACGAAATGCTGGCTTTTAATCGAGCCTGCGAGGCTATCCTGTTGCTGGCGCAAGCTTGCAATAAGTTTATTGATGAACAAGCCCCTTGGTCATTATATAAGCAAGGACAGCAAGAAGCATTGGAAAAAGTGCTGTATGCAGTTCTAGAATCAGTTAGACTAGCAGCTTATCTGCTATCCCCAGTGATTCCGAATATCAGTAGCGATATTTATCAGCAATTGGGCTTCGGAATTGACTTTAACGATCCTATAGAAAGCGCAATTGCTGCACCTTTCGATATTCATGCAACCTGGGGGATACTATCCGATAAACAAAAGTTGGGTACACCCCAACCAATTTTTAAGCGTATAGAACCCCCAAAAAACGACTAG
- a CDS encoding peptidoglycan-binding domain 1: MKTIGYLHITSVSEVSQSLEIVPAQRNFRFWNWTTLSSTVAMRFLSVAITLAILSIAGQTLALQKIGSNGSDVANTQSCLKRLGYFRGPVNGNFGSITQQAVIAFQQAKKLPADGVVGLSTQQALQQACQGRTVNRNRNVNTNLRLGSRGPEVVKLQQRLQRLGYFQGPITGYFGPQTQQALIRSQQPTRSSANATVPRRVPQATLNRPSQGGSYPVLSQGSQGQEVIRLQQRLQQLGYLNTNPTGNFGPLTRDALIAFQRNSGLTANGITNQQTWNRLLSYSPGTVQDTTSLSVQQVRELQEQLRDLGYLNANPTGNFGSMSRDALIRFQRDYQLAADGIADTQSLETVRGVWQNRAMAANQPTRNYLTVGDSGENVKAVQARLLQLGFFNGNPDGYYGENTRAYVYAFQQYSRLNPTGNVDAQTWQALGLNNSTGENTTNTNQNRYVVVVPIHNADTLNKVRQYIANPVVEKSSLGDYVNAGRFANRAEAENLTKLLRSYGLDARVEYF; this comes from the coding sequence ATGAAAACCATTGGTTATCTACATATCACCTCAGTCTCCGAAGTATCCCAAAGCCTTGAGATTGTTCCTGCCCAAAGAAATTTTAGATTCTGGAATTGGACGACACTGTCTAGCACAGTTGCAATGCGTTTTTTATCTGTAGCAATAACCTTGGCAATTCTCAGTATAGCTGGGCAAACTTTAGCACTTCAAAAAATAGGCAGTAATGGCTCTGACGTGGCAAATACCCAGAGTTGTTTGAAAAGATTAGGTTACTTTCGCGGACCAGTTAACGGTAACTTTGGTTCGATAACCCAGCAGGCTGTCATCGCTTTCCAGCAAGCTAAAAAACTACCTGCTGATGGAGTTGTTGGCCTAAGCACTCAACAAGCACTACAACAAGCCTGCCAAGGTAGAACTGTTAATAGGAATAGGAATGTTAATACTAATTTGCGACTAGGTAGCAGAGGCCCAGAAGTAGTAAAGCTACAACAGCGTTTGCAGCGCTTAGGCTATTTTCAAGGCCCAATTACAGGCTATTTTGGCCCGCAAACTCAGCAGGCGTTAATCCGTTCCCAGCAACCGACTAGAAGTAGTGCTAATGCTACTGTTCCTCGCAGAGTCCCGCAAGCGACACTGAACAGACCCAGCCAAGGAGGTAGTTACCCTGTTCTGTCTCAAGGTAGTCAAGGTCAGGAGGTAATTAGGTTGCAACAACGGCTGCAACAGCTAGGTTATTTAAATACTAATCCGACTGGTAATTTTGGCCCTCTAACTAGAGATGCTTTAATTGCATTCCAGCGCAATTCGGGTTTAACTGCCAATGGCATTACAAATCAACAAACGTGGAACAGACTGTTAAGTTATTCTCCGGGTACTGTGCAAGACACAACAAGTCTTTCCGTTCAGCAAGTGCGAGAACTGCAAGAGCAGTTACGAGATTTGGGGTACTTGAATGCTAATCCAACTGGCAATTTTGGCTCTATGAGTAGGGATGCTCTGATTCGATTCCAGCGAGATTACCAACTAGCTGCTGATGGCATAGCAGATACACAGTCCTTAGAAACAGTACGTGGAGTCTGGCAAAATCGAGCTATGGCTGCCAATCAACCAACAAGAAACTATCTTACTGTTGGTGATAGTGGCGAGAATGTGAAAGCAGTGCAAGCGCGTTTGTTGCAATTAGGCTTTTTTAACGGCAATCCTGATGGCTATTACGGTGAAAATACTAGAGCGTATGTGTACGCCTTCCAGCAATATTCGCGACTCAATCCTACAGGAAATGTAGATGCACAAACTTGGCAAGCGTTAGGGTTGAATAACTCTACTGGAGAAAATACTACTAATACTAATCAGAATCGCTATGTAGTAGTAGTCCCAATTCATAATGCTGACACTCTCAACAAAGTACGACAGTACATAGCTAATCCTGTTGTTGAGAAATCAAGTTTAGGGGATTATGTCAATGCTGGAAGATTTGCCAATCGAGCCGAGGCTGAAAATCTGACTAAACTTTTACGCTCCTATGGTTTAGATGCACGGGTAGAGTATTTTTAA